A window of Cryptosporidium parvum Iowa II chromosome 1, whole genome shotgun sequence contains these coding sequences:
- a CDS encoding vacuolar ATP synthetase subunit: MITCDPNSLFFGFLGIAGCLIFANLGAAYGIAKSGVGISSMAVMRPDLIMRSIIPAVMAGILGIYGLIGSLVIFFQMGEPNLYSAYTAYAQMSAGLVIGLSSLAAGLAIGIVGDAGVRAAAQQPRLLTGMILILVFGEALAIYGVIIGIIMGTTKPTGQLCASYI; the protein is encoded by the coding sequence ATGATCACTTGTGACCCAAACAGtttattttttggattTCTGGGAATTGCAGGATGCTTGATTTTTGCAAACTTAGGAGCAGCTTATGGAATTGCTAAATCAGGTGTTGGTATTTCATCTATGGCCGTAATGAGACCAGATTTAATTATGAGATCAATTATTCCAGCTGTTATGGCAGGTATTTTGGGTATTTATGGTTTGATTGGTTCTTTGGTCATTTTCTTCCAGATGGGAGAACCAAATTTGTACTCTGCTTACACTGCTTATGCTCAAATGAGCGCTGGTTTGGTTATTGGTCTCAGTAGTTTAGCTGCCGGTCTTGCTATTGGTATTGTCGGTGATGCTGGTGTTAGAGCTGCTGCTCAACAACCAAGACTTCTTACTGGtatgattttgattttggTTTTCGGTGAAGCTTTGGCCATTTATGGTGTCATTATTGGTATCATTATGGGTACTACAAAGCCAACTGGCCAATTATGTGCATCATACATTTAA
- a CDS encoding possible emp24/gp25L/p24 family protein, transmembrane domain (transcripts identified by EST), protein IPIEEKNPKAAFTTIKTGIHRFCFINTSQEDNWVSIALKWGPGAYDSGSIANKADFEPIDIAMTNINVALKEYQANIKQMKSLANSIQHATSNASNRIAAFSIFNIASIIVISVIQTLYIKKFFRSRKLI, encoded by the coding sequence attccAATAGAGGAAAAAAATCCAAAAGCTGCATTTACTACAATAAAAACTGGAATACATCGgttttgttttattaatacttcACAAGAAGATAATTGGGTATCAATAGCTCTAAAATGGGGTCCAGGAGCATACGATTCAGGTTCAATCGCAAATAAAGCAGATTTTGAGCCAATAGACATAGCTATGACTAATATAAATGTCGCTCTAAAGGAATATCAAGCAAATATAAAGCAAATGAAAAGCCTTGCAAATAGTATTCAACATGCTACAAGCAATGCATCAAATAGAATCGCAGCTTTctccattttcaatattgcTTCAATAATTGTAATCAGTGTCATACAGactttatatataaagaaattctttAGGTCCAGGAAACTAATATAG
- a CDS encoding vacuolar ATP synthase subunit, possible signal peptide, which translates to IKMAPPFCTPTATLFGMLGSTLATALSNFGAAYGTAKAGLAIASCGVMRPDLVMRSIIPAVMAGILGVYGLIVGVIICSQIRTDYSLYQGYCHLAAGLISGFSCAASGFTIGVAGDAGIRGTAQQSKLFVASMLILIFGEALAIYGIIVSLVLISSPSANNLCVPIK; encoded by the coding sequence ATAAAGATGGCACCTCCATTTTGTACACCAACAGCAACTTTATTTGGAATGCTTGGTTCAACTTTGGCTACAGCTTTATCAAACTTTGGAGCAGCTTATGGTACAGCTAAAGCAGGATTAGCAATTGCATCATGTGGTGTAATGAGACCAGATTTAGTAATGAGATCAATTATTCCAGCTGTTATGGCAGGTATTTTAGGAGTTTATGGTTTAATTGTGGGAGTCATTATTTGTTCTCAAATAAGGACAGACTATTCATTATATCAGGGATATTGTCATCTTGCTGCTGGATTAATCTCTGGTTTCAGTTGTGCTGCTAGTGGTTTTACTATAGGTGTTGCAGGTGATGCAGGAATTCGTGGTACTGCTCAACAATCTAAGTTATTTGTTGCTTCAATGCTTATACTTATCTTTGGTGAAGCACTTGCAATTTATGGTATTATTGTTTCATTGGTACTCATTTCCAGCCCTTCTGCGAATAATCTTTGTGTACCTATTAAGTAA
- a CDS encoding ubiquitin conjugating enzyme: FFVYSELIRDDTSGFSVGLDDDSNFLRWRVCFEGPPDTLYEGGIFNALLTFPEDFPNSPPKMCFEQEMWHPNVYPDGNVCISILHPPGHDRYNEQESPDERWRPIFGVESILVSVISMLGEPNLDSPANIDAALEFKNNINEYKKKVRAIVRQSVE, translated from the coding sequence TTCTTTGTATATTCAGAGCTTATTAGAGATGATACTTCTGGCTTTTCTGTGGGTTTAGATGATGATTCAAACTTTCTAAGATGGCGTGTATGCTTTGAAGGACCACCAGATACTTTATATGAAGGTGGTATATTCAATGCATTATTGACATTTCCAGAAGATTTCCCAAATAGCCCTCCAAAAATGTGTTTTGAACAAGAAATGTGGCATCCTAATGTATATCCTGATGGAAATGTATGCATATCTATACTTCATCCTCCTGGCCATGATAGATATAATGAGCAAGAAAGCCCTGATGAGAGATGGCGTCCAATATTTGGAGTTGAAAGCATTCTTGTTTCTGTTATTTCTATGTTAGGAGAGCCAAATTTGGATTCACCTGCAAATATTGATGCTGCATTagaatttaaaaacaacattaatgaatataaaaagaaagttaGAGCTATTGTTAGACAAAGCGTTGAATAA
- a CDS encoding protein kinase, CMGC/MAPK group, with amino-acid sequence MFWYNTRFYGVFLLTIFNILLLLKASENGKVCEPREEKSKVELSRQNSFSNQGNQKNNQLNEEFNVISKDNDAYLLLFKMMDHDKQKMLLLFSKDNNSGDLLSNKNEDSESGIIIKKYSPKTWSKLDINKLKELSVLGKNKQNNQGIWRKRLGNIQNKRLRELEYKTLNIDNNILRIDYTNRLLLEGAPFLNLLPNTENDYAISNELTLYKEKSLIKMSDGVLGLNFDNDLNKLHSSYPNDKIKGLIRYFKFNKGSYGEVWRGLAFTEYLSEPFGNCGTEKPVKNDHLYWRRGELLNHELNSLILDALDMLKKDFNKAKMAPSVPRNSSNQEKDGDVLDIVMKKMSHNLEESTIIYSVVREVFFGIILYCLPNVSRFLHIFEENIEDHETFKDSNAKSNIWLVYRYEGVSLGNLLFDIDDNGSLIPSEFWWKKIKGKSKEKNIFKEILYQIFQGLNSAHSLGIIHRDIKPSNIFISQVKDEFGQESIYVRVGDWGSAMVSGDEDMRQGIFSENSYKDIQEALYGKIGPTSGDETEGFQPPEVQFKSFGSENEENPRKLSYDVWSVGIVMLQMIWGNLQVFSVLDEDSEFQHILKRVIFHVKQLINEDSNTNINQDELVADSVYRLSLMRLCLLDISEGKLGYSNKLDRFISIIIEKAIQKSMKNSQQDVIGITRKCSDEYFSNLIRKYDPSEVGLDSPEALDLIKKLLKPKYKERISIKEVVTHPYFS; translated from the coding sequence ATGTTCTGGTACAATACAAGATTTTATGGAGTTTTTCTACTGacaattttcaatattttactattattaaaagcTAGTGAAAATGGAAAAGTCTGTGAACCTAGAGAAGAAAAGTCCAAAGTTGAGTTAAGTCGCCAAAATAGTTTTAGCAACCAGggaaatcaaaaaaataaccaactaaatgaagaatttaatgtaatttcaaaagaCAATGATGCATActtattactttttaaaATGATGGACCACGATAAACAGAAAATGCTTTTACTATTCTCTAAAGACAATAATTCAGgagatttattatcaaataaaaatgaagataGTGAATCtggaataattattaaaaagtacTCTCCAAAAACTTGGTCAAAACTAGATATAAATAAGCTTAAAGAACTTTCAGTATTAGGTAAAAATAAGCAAAACAATCAAGGAATTTGGAGGAAAAGACTAggaaatattcaaaataagaGACTAAGGGAACTTGAATATAAAACActtaatattgataataatatcttgAGAATTGATTATACTAAtagattattattggaaggGGCACCCTTTCTTAATTTACTTCCTAATACAGAAAATGATTATGCAATATCCAACGAATTAACTTTATACAAGGAAAAAAGTCTAATAAAGATGAGTGATGGAGTTCTAGGCCTAAATTTTGACAATGATCTAAATAAACTTCACTCATCCTATCCTAATGACAAAATTAAAGGTTTAATTAggtatttcaaattcaataaaggATCTTATGGAGAAGTTTGGAGAGGATTAGCATTTACTGAATATTTATCAGAACCATTTGGAAATTGTGGAACCGAAAAACCTGTGAAAAATGATCATTTATATTGGAGAAGAGGAGAATTGCTTAATCATGAATTGAATTCTTTGATTTTAGATGCTCTAGATATGCTTAAAAAAGACTTTAATAAGGCCAAAATGGCTCCTAGTGTACCAAGAAACTCTTCtaatcaagaaaaagatGGGGATGTACTGGATATTGTtatgaagaagatgagTCACAATCTAGAAGAATCTACGATCATTTATAGTGTTGTAAGAGAAGTGTTTTTTGGGATAATTTTGTATTGCCTTCCAAATGTTTCCAGGTTTTTACATATTTTTGaggaaaatattgaagatcACGAAACTTTCAAGGATTCAAATGCTAAATCCAATATATGGCTTGTTTATAGATATGAAGGTGTTAGCCTTGGGAATTTACTTTTTGATATTGATGATAATGGTTCACTTATTCCATCTGAATTTTGgtggaaaaaaattaaaggaaaatctaaagaaaaaaatatctttaagGAAATTCTTTATCAGATTTTTCAAGGTCTAAATAGTGCTCACAGTCTCGGAATAATACATAGAGATATTAAGCcttcaaatatattcatttctCAAGTTAAAGATGAGTTTGGACAAGAGTCAATTTACGTTCGAGTTGGAGATTGGGGAAGCGCAATGGTAAGTGGGGACGAGGATATGAGACAAGGGATCTTCTCTGAAAACAGCTATAAGGACATACAAGAGGCATTATATGGTAAGATTGGTCCAACATCAGGAGATGAAACAGAAGGTTTTCAGCCTCCAGAAGTAcaatttaaatcttttgGATCTGAGAATGAGGAGAACCCCAGAAAATTAAGTTACGACGTTTGGAGTGTAGGGATTGTAATGCTACAAATGATTTGGGGAAATTTGCAAGTTTTTTCAGTATTAGATGAAGATTCTGAATTCCAACATATTCTTAAAAGAGTAATTTTCCATGTTAAACAACTCATTAATGAAGATAGCAATACCAATATAAATCAAGATGAACTGGTTGCTGACTCAGTATATAGACTTAGTTTAATGAGGCTATGCTTATTAGATATTAGTGAAGGGAAATTGggatattcaaataaattggaTAGATTCATTTCAATAATCATTGAAAAAGCTATCCAAAAGTCTATGAAAAATTCACAACAGGATGTCATAGGGATTACAAGAAAATGTAGTGATGAATACTTTAGCAACTTGATACGTAAATATGACCCATCAGAAGTTGGATTAGATTCTCCAGAAGCTttagatttaattaaaaaactACTAAAGCctaaatataaagaaagaataagTATTAAAGAAGTAGTAACACATCCTTACTTTTCCTAG
- a CDS encoding 20S proteasome beta subunit D2 (PBD2) has translation MDSLIGIKGPDFVALASDTVAFSNVFRLSLKDDKIMEIDENKLIGVGGTLGDRMQFGEYIKCNLNLYRLRNGVQLSTTATANFTRNELAELLRSDPHNVNILIGGYTKEEGAKLYWMDELASLGNVNNAAHGYGGLLVTGILDKYYKPNITQEEALDILVKCSEELKTRFLLSQYSLFVKIVDSQGVKFIKIENGTATPVMKE, from the exons ATGGATTCTTTAATTGGAATAAAAGGCCCAGATTTTGTAGCGTTAGCTTCAGACACTGTAGCATTTAGTAATGTATTTAGATTAAGTTTGAAAGATGATAAGATTATGGAGATTGAcgaaaataaattgatcG GTGTTGGAGGAACTTTGGGAGATAGAATGCAATTTggagaatatattaaatgtaatttgaatttatacAGACTCAGAAATGGAGTACAACTCAGTACTACAGCTACAGCTAACTTCACGAGAAATGAACTTGCAGAATTACTTAGATCAGATCCACACaatgtaaatattttgattggTGGATATACTAAAGAGGAAGGTGCAAAGCTTTACTGGATGGACGAACTGGCATCTTTAGGAAATGTTAACAATGCTGCTCACGGTTACG GTGGACTCTTGGTGACTGGTATATTGGATAAATACTATAAACCAAATATCACTCAAGAAGAAGCACTTGATATTTTAGTTAAATGCTCAGAAGAACTTAAGACTAGATTTTTACTATCTCAATATAGTTTGTTTGTCAAGATTGTGGATAGTCAAGGtgttaaattcattaagATTGAAAATGGTACTGCAACACCTGTTATGAAGGAgtaa
- a CDS encoding hypothetical protein (Residue at location 94 has been changed from stop codon to Glu because of a possible sequencing error of GAG(Glu) to TAG(stop codon).) — MIFRGNIRSISRNKQIRDHLRTNNMALFALNCRNYPVKVYNFDGELITSVYMRNQFEEIDEIYSLEFIYSEESSIILGGGKNCIHVYDYNSDSENFNSKECKIENSKCQKGIISCLSLKTSGIGSFSVFASGSFSKTIFLHDLSDLHSQIQLSDNNLNLNSVTELYWLDGSYDSKFMDYHLISGHRNSDYLYIWDVRKPNNILFKLDRENFGSNQRYNINLKYFEDELILTYGDSRGNLNIQKLKFNYDYNKFLQNVKQRQKIKLKSQSIPCVERFFDQKLLVTLSGERFTSCEKDQGCTFNVWKINTNTPS, encoded by the exons ATGATTTTTAGAGGAAATATAAGAAGTATTTCTagaaataaacaaataagAGACCATTTAAGAACCAATAATATGGCCTTATTTGCCTTGAATTGTAGAAATTATCCAGTAAAAgtatataattttgatgGTGAACTAATAACTAGCGTATATATGAGAAAccaatttgaagaaattgatgaaatttattcactggaatttatatattcaGAAGAATCATCTATTATTTTAGGAGGAGGAAAGAATTGTATCCATGTATATGATTATAATTCCG ATTCGTAGAATTTCAATTCCAAAGAATgtaaaatagaaaattcaaaatgcCAGAAAGGTATTATATCATGTCTATCACTCAAAACAAGTGGTATAGGATCTTTCTCTGTATTTGCATCAGGATCTTTCTCAAAAACAATCTTTTTACATGATTTAAGTGACCTTCATAGCCAAATTCAACTCAGTGATAACAATTTAAATCTTAATTCTGTAACTGAACTTTATTGGTTAGATGGTTCCTATGATTCTAAGTTTATGGATTACCACTTAATTTCTGGTCATAGAAATAGTGACTACTTATATATTTGGGATGTAAGGAAGCCTAATAATatactttttaaattaGATAGAGAAAATTTTGGTTCAAATCAAagatataatattaaccttaaatattttgaagatgagttaatattaacttATGGAGATTCCAGAGGAAACCTTAATATACAAAAactaaaatttaattatgaTTACAATAAATTCCTTCAAAATGTAAAGCAAAGacaaaaaatcaaattaaaaagtcAATCCATTCCTTGCGTTGAGAGGTTTTTTGATCAAAAGTTATTAGTTACGTTATCTGGTGAAAGATTCACGAGTTGCGAAAAAGATCAAGGATGCACTTTCAATGTTTGGAAGATTAACACGAATACCCCCAGTTAA